A stretch of the Streptosporangium sp. NBC_01755 genome encodes the following:
- the prfA gene encoding peptide chain release factor 1, which produces MNLDELLSEYAELELKLADPSVHADQKQARTFGRRYAELTPIVNTYRELEGVQADLGTARELAAEDEAFAEEAKELEARVPELEEKLRNLLVPRDPNDDKDIIMEIKAGEGGEESALFAGDLLRMYLRYAERIGWKTELIDATHSDLGGYKDVTIALKARGDEGVWSRLKFEGGVHRVQRVPVTESQGRIHTSAAGVLVYPEAEDVDVQVDPNDLRIDVYRSSGPGGQSVNTTDSAVRITHIPTGVVASCQNEKSQLQNKESAMRILRARLQAIAEEEANAAAMAERKSQIRTVDRSERIRTYNFPENRISDHRVGFKAYNLDQVLDGDLTAVIQSLLNAEMAEKLANHS; this is translated from the coding sequence GTGAACCTCGACGAGCTGCTCAGTGAGTACGCCGAGCTGGAACTCAAGCTCGCCGACCCCTCCGTGCACGCCGACCAGAAGCAGGCACGCACCTTCGGCAGGCGCTACGCCGAGCTGACCCCGATCGTCAACACCTACCGCGAGCTCGAAGGCGTCCAGGCCGACCTCGGGACGGCGAGGGAGCTTGCAGCGGAGGACGAGGCGTTCGCGGAGGAGGCCAAGGAGCTCGAAGCGCGCGTTCCCGAGCTGGAGGAGAAGCTCAGGAACCTGCTCGTCCCGCGTGATCCCAACGATGACAAGGACATCATCATGGAGATCAAGGCGGGCGAGGGCGGTGAGGAGTCCGCCCTGTTCGCCGGAGACCTCCTGCGGATGTATCTGCGGTATGCCGAGCGGATCGGCTGGAAGACCGAGCTCATCGACGCCACCCACTCCGACCTCGGCGGCTACAAGGACGTCACGATCGCCCTGAAGGCCAGGGGCGACGAGGGCGTCTGGTCGAGGCTCAAGTTCGAGGGCGGTGTGCACCGCGTCCAGCGGGTGCCGGTCACCGAGTCCCAGGGGCGCATCCACACCAGCGCAGCCGGGGTGCTCGTCTACCCGGAGGCCGAGGACGTGGACGTCCAGGTCGACCCGAACGACCTCCGCATCGACGTCTACCGCTCCAGCGGTCCCGGTGGTCAGAGTGTCAACACCACCGACTCGGCCGTGCGGATCACGCACATCCCGACCGGAGTGGTCGCCTCCTGCCAGAACGAGAAGAGCCAGCTCCAGAACAAGGAGTCGGCCATGCGCATCCTGCGGGCCCGCCTGCAGGCGATCGCCGAGGAGGAGGCCAACGCCGCCGCCATGGCCGAGCGCAAGTCCCAGATCCGCACCGTCGACCGCTCCGAGCGCATCCGCACCTACAACTTCCCCGAGAACCGCATCTCCGATCACCGCGTCGGTTTCAAGGCCTACAACCTCGACCAGGTGCTCGACGGGGATCTCACCGCCGTCATCCAATCCCTGCTCAACGCTGAGATGGCGGAGAAGCTCGCCAACCATTCATAG
- the prmC gene encoding peptide chain release factor N(5)-glutamine methyltransferase, with protein MTFLLDEIALATARLAEAGVPSPRTDAEEIAACVHGVRRSELHTVKDSDFDALFWEGVSRRESREPLQHITGRAYFRYLSLEVGPGVFVPRPETEIVVGWAIDRLREMDVASPVVVDLGTGSGAIALSIAQEVALATVHAVEVDPDAYGWAKRNIIEHGQGRVHLHPEDLADALSELDGQVDLVVSNPPYIPPGAIPRDPEVRDYDPHRALYGSGSDGLDEVRAVERTARRLLRPGGFVAVEHADQQGTPVYLIFSEENGWRDVRSRQDLTRRDRFVTARFGRE; from the coding sequence ATGACCTTTCTGCTGGACGAGATCGCCCTCGCCACCGCTCGGCTCGCTGAGGCAGGTGTGCCGTCGCCGCGCACCGACGCCGAGGAGATCGCCGCATGTGTGCACGGTGTACGGCGCAGTGAGTTGCACACCGTGAAGGACTCCGACTTCGACGCCCTGTTCTGGGAGGGCGTCTCCCGCAGGGAGTCCCGCGAGCCGCTCCAGCACATCACCGGGCGGGCCTACTTCCGCTACCTGTCCCTGGAGGTCGGGCCCGGGGTGTTCGTGCCACGTCCGGAGACCGAGATCGTGGTGGGCTGGGCGATCGACCGGCTGCGGGAGATGGACGTCGCCTCGCCGGTGGTCGTGGATCTCGGCACCGGGTCCGGTGCCATCGCGCTGTCCATCGCCCAGGAGGTCGCGCTGGCCACCGTGCACGCGGTCGAGGTCGACCCGGACGCCTACGGCTGGGCCAAGCGCAACATCATCGAGCACGGCCAGGGCCGCGTCCACCTGCACCCGGAGGATCTGGCCGACGCCCTCTCCGAGCTGGACGGCCAGGTCGACCTGGTGGTCTCCAACCCGCCCTACATCCCGCCCGGCGCGATCCCCCGTGACCCCGAGGTCCGCGACTACGACCCGCACCGCGCGCTGTACGGGTCGGGCAGCGACGGCCTCGACGAGGTCAGGGCCGTCGAAAGGACCGCCAGGCGCCTGCTGCGTCCCGGTGGCTTCGTCGCCGTGGAGCACGCCGATCAGCAGGGCACCCCGGTCTATCTGATCTTCTCTGAGGAGAACGGCTGGCGCGATGTCCGCAGCCGCCAGGATCTGACGCGCAGGGACCGCTTCGTCACCGCCCGCTTCGGCCGGGAATAG
- a CDS encoding L-threonylcarbamoyladenylate synthase, which produces MSRRFDCIDAEQRAAGLVEAASAVRRGELVVLPTDTVYGIGADAFTPAAVSALLEAKGRGRDMPVPVLVGTVRAANALVENLGPYGQDLVDAFWPGPLTLICRANRSLSWDLGDAKGTVAIRMPLHAVALDLLKETGPMAVSSANRSGAPAATGAADAEKQLGDSVSVYLDAGPCESGTPSTILDLTTAVPRLLRRGAITVEKLRGVIGYVATDEGPEPDGGTESGE; this is translated from the coding sequence GTGAGCCGACGTTTTGACTGCATCGACGCCGAGCAGCGAGCAGCGGGCCTGGTAGAGGCCGCGTCCGCCGTACGGCGGGGTGAGCTGGTGGTGCTGCCGACCGACACCGTCTACGGCATCGGCGCCGACGCCTTCACGCCCGCCGCGGTCTCCGCCCTGCTGGAGGCCAAGGGGCGCGGCCGTGACATGCCGGTGCCCGTGCTGGTCGGGACCGTCCGGGCGGCCAACGCCCTGGTGGAGAATCTCGGTCCTTACGGCCAGGATCTCGTCGACGCCTTCTGGCCGGGGCCGCTCACGCTGATCTGCCGCGCGAACCGGTCGCTCTCCTGGGACCTGGGGGACGCCAAGGGCACCGTCGCCATCCGGATGCCGCTGCACGCGGTCGCCCTCGACCTGCTCAAGGAGACCGGCCCGATGGCCGTCTCCAGTGCCAACCGCTCCGGTGCCCCCGCAGCGACCGGCGCCGCCGACGCGGAGAAGCAGCTAGGCGACTCGGTGTCGGTCTATCTCGACGCCGGACCGTGTGAGAGCGGCACTCCTTCGACGATCCTGGATCTGACCACCGCGGTGCCCAGGTTGCTGCGGCGCGGGGCGATCACGGTGGAGAAGCTGCGCGGTGTGATCGGCTACGTCGCCACCGACGAAGGTCCCGAGCCTGACGGTGGCACAGAGTCCGGCGAGTGA